In one window of Trichoderma breve strain T069 chromosome 7 map unlocalized scaffold00008, whole genome shotgun sequence DNA:
- a CDS encoding heterokaryon incompatibility protein (HET) domain-containing protein: protein MNQTISDTYPGPALEAENAFRLLELQAGQNNAPIVIRILACSFGSVSYEAVSYTWGDADQTNEIKVLSHSANKTCTTMFVTTNCHNALMALRKPHEPRIYQGARRVVVYLGQSAHGSDEAMHSIFEIDQPSDYDVYPSWNTMPQSPLNIESIRALFKRPWFYRVWVLQEIAFAKDAIFVCGRYEVGWDSIRAFCHWNRNNRWIKGALPYPIEYTVQRSRSRTDFIHYNHRLYELLKNTKDCQATDARDKVYAMLPLLKWEHEKMIREFEENQNQAENKTVYTSLTTILLEHFGLQALQIGLALRHVEKLPSWVIDWEAITNSPYQFQQPLSPFQPHDASTVQNSSIWSVSRFHLVAKEPKEQLRVSASKVGTITFIGDVCDIRRDIFPLKQWTRLGSGPKWWHQMPTMPPDLTDRQPGFWRQRCELSPFAETLAAGYIVYADVVHEAVETLTTLDESNDAIQTEGNHERFEDYPKKLPPSYCIQAQKILDACDGRRFFITDTGHIGLAPEAATTGDLTFKVNGCGAPFVMRPWTDTKAETHAIVSGQTETPTLNTHSMTIVGECWIHGISRGERDDFFYKAIFGKSTPESSHSYLERLIIY from the exons ATGAACCAGACAATCTCAGATACCTACCCTGGTCCTGCTTTGGAGGCTGAGAATGCGTTCCGCTTGCTAGAACTGCAAGCCGGTCAGAATAACGCCCCTATTGTCATCCGAATACTAGCTTGCTCCTTCGGCAGTGTATCATACGAAGCCGTCTCTTATACCTGGGGCGATGCAGATCAGACAAATGAGATCAAAGTACTTTCACACAGTGCCAACAAAACTTGTACTACGATGTTCGTTACAACAAATTGTCACAACGCTTTGATGGCCCTACGGAAACCTCACGAGCCTCGA ATATATCAAGGAGCCCGCCGTGTCGTGGTATATCTTGGACAAAGCGCCCATGGCAGTGACGAAGCGATGCACTCGATATTCGAAATCGATCAGCCCTCTGACTACGACGTTTATCCGTCTTGGAACACGATGCCACAGAGTCCCTTAAACATCGAATCTATTCGCGCACTCTTCAAGCGGCCTTGGTTCTATCGCGTATGGGTGTTACAGGAGATCGCTTTCGCTAAAGATGCCATTTTTGTCTGCGGCCGGTACGAAGTCGGCTGGGATAGCATTCGTGCTTTCTGCCACTGGAATCGGAACAATCGCTGGATAAAGGGAGCTCTTCCGTATCCTATTGAATACACTGTCCAAAGATCTCGTAGCAGAACTGACTTCATTCACTACAATCATCGTCTGTATGAACTTCTCAAGAACACAAAAGACTGTCAGGCAACAGATGCGAGGGATAAGGTGTACGCTATGCTCCCTTTGCTAAAATGGGAGCATGAGAAGATGATCAGAGAGTTTGAAGAGAATCAAAATCAAGCTGAAAACAAGACC GTGTATACAAGTCTCACAACCATCCTACTTGAGCACTTTGGACTTCAAGCGCTACAAATCGGCCTAGCTCTACGTCATGTGGAGAAGCTCCCATCTTGGGTTATAGATTGGGAAGCTATCACAAATTCACCGTACCAGTTCCAGCAGCCATTATCACCATTCCAGCCTCACGATGCGTCGACTGTTCAAAATTCGTCCATATGGAGCGTTTCTCGTTTTCACCTAGTCGCCAAAGAGCCAAAGGAGCAGCTACGAGTCAGCGCCTCGAAAGTCGGTACTATCACCTTCATTGGGGATGTTTGTGATATCCGTCGGGACATCTTCCCCCTGAAACAATGGACGAGGCTTGGCTCCGGCCCGAAATGGTGGCATCAAATGCCAACTATGCCTCCAGATCTCACTGACCGCCAACCGGGGTTTTGGCGGCAACGCTGTGAGCTCTCCCCGTTTGCGGAGACCTTGGCAGCAGGTTACATTGTGTATGCAGACGTCGTCCACGAAGCTGTTGAAACTCTGACTACCTTAGACGAAAGCAATGATGCTATTCAAACAGAAGGAAACCATGAGCGCTTTGAAGATTACCCTAAAAAATTACCTCCAAGCTATTGTATACAAGCGCAAAAAATATTGGATGCTTGTGACGGACGGAGATTCTTTATCACGGATACCGGGCATATCGGCTTGGCTCCTGAAGCGGCTACTACGGGGGATTTGACGTTCAAAGTCAATGGCTGTGGTGCTCCCTTCGTCATGAGACCTTGGACGGATACCAAGGCTGAAACTCATGCGATTGTGAGCGGGCAGACAGAGACCCCAACACTCAACACACATAGCATGACGATCGTAGGAGAGTGTTGGATACATGGTATATCACGTGGAGAAAGAGACGACTTTTTTTACAAGGCAATTTTCGGTAAATCAACACCTGAGAGCAGCCACTCATATTTAGAACGTctaattatttattaa
- a CDS encoding enoyl-CoA hydratase/isomerase domain-containing protein — MAVFKTHLTTSFFLSLTYFWLGFVEAQILKQSCINEVCSAKRVTISNPPINLWDANVITAFNEFMVSLQDQNETKVVVFDSANSDFWASTLDFNLFTQLGIPGRNGTTLIDTYFANLDFLLSTPVIFIGEINGRAWGAGDEHLLRMDMRFAGPEAQFGAPEAAVGVIHVGGLQQLVKLIGSGRAAEYLLAAAQVSASEASRVGWVNSVHPTANALRKHVNDIAARIALFPIETLRATKASIAEQAPPRAAFENDLARFNQLAALPQIAANLGTVLQVSKNESKAFEENLNNNIVKKLYQVPN, encoded by the coding sequence ATGGCTGTCTTTAAAACTCACCTGACAacttccttcttcttgtctctcacTTACTTCTGGCTTGGCTTCGTTGAAGCCCAGATCTTGAAGCAATCATGCATTAATGAGGTGTGCAGTGCCAAACGTGTCACCATCTCGAACCCTCCCATCAATCTCTGGGATGCCAATGTTATCACTGCGTTCAACGAGTTTATGGTCAGCCTACAAGATCAGAACGAAACCAAAGTCGTCGTTTTCGATAGCGCCAACTCCGACTTCTGGGCCTCTACGCTTGACTTCAATTTATTCACGCAGCTCGGGATTCCCGGGCGCAATGGCACCACTCTCATAGACACATACTTTGCAAATTTGGATTTCCTCTTGAGTACTCCAGTCATCTTTATCGGAGAGATTAATGGTCGAGCCTGGggtgctggagatgagcaCCTGCTGAGAATGGATATGAGATTTGCCGGACCAGAGGCGCAATTTGGTGCGCCTGAGGCAGCTGTCGGAGTAATTCATGTCGGTGGACTCCAACAATTGGTTAAACTCATTGGTTCTGGACGCGCTGCAGAATACTTGCTTGCCGCCGCACAGGTCAGCGCTTCTGAAGCATCTCGCGTTGGTTGGGTCAACTCTGTTCATCCTACAGCAAACGCTCTTCGAAAACATGTCAACGACATTGCGGCAAGGATTGCACTCTTCCCTATTGAGACTCTTCGGGCGACCAAAGCCAGTATTGCGGAACAGGCCCCTCCTAGGGCCGCATTTGAAAACGATCTTGCCCGATTTAATCAGCTGGCAGCACTACCGCAGATTGCAGCAAACTTGGGCACCGTTCTGCAGGTATCCAAGAACGAATCCAAGGCTTTCGAGGAAAATCTCAACAATAATATCGTGAAAAAGCTTTACCAAGTACCTAACTAA
- a CDS encoding ankyrin repeats (3 copies) domain-containing protein — MVGRLSSYFKRKNKKRDGTKSSSGPVSDAEASPARSAISLRIPPTTSRETETTINDKSEESQPAVMSESVKPNNVSDLWSQAYQELDDKAKKWIGDASKNVSGEERTQDLITLVQNREEEYKDGTLKIRIGDFEIMWRDYANSVVSWITAIGDISISFAPAGASVAWSALKVLLKANVSQCEDLAAIFGCAEKVLRLMRHGRVYEDVYLSGGSCNGATENLKDALVDLYKGLMELLTHAFVRLNEGQGKQFLRALVSGGEGAKLISALTEQEQHQTLLKSLDEPLKNVENTVKKLLQKVEDGTVEQALEYISTIPIGEHQQEKREARTPRTCEWLLNHSRFIEWERSSYSSMLWLQGNVGAGKSFLTSKVIDYLPVTRQQEAEYDEGFAYFYCSRSDPERRQTKYILRSYGEGTVKVFIASRKEADIEEYLGLKKLVEISTDNKEDIEKYVEEEVAKVSGIWRSVSAEVKEQVKKTIGEKSDGMFRWAYLQWQELKKMRTNQSIRERLGKLPKSLTETYEEIYSRNEEKVILQRAVKWVLCSRRPLTSEELLMAIRLESNLESVTVSDPIDESTLESICSHLVVLDSQLKVWKFPHASVAEYFESEHKSWIDTAPEDVAILLVSCLIDCYSNWTLPESNREIKKFLKTAPDLDDYLDPRHPLQKYTGNYWLEHVKITADQCQEVARISEILKRFLGSKGPQQSSSQYQAWYRHMDIIDKGDFDFDVDDLHPSEKSIFFICVFDFHKLFTGWWDKDIDVSQVNGMRLDLLAIAASYGHDELCSELISRGSDIHRELDSNYGSALMEAIVSSRIGAAMLLLEKGANPNFIRKDGSCALESATYSNRIDSAKLLIKYGANVNLADEKRKCGSPLGAAAYEGSLEYAKFLVENGADVNAHLPGKYGSVLAAGIFGSGGIQMVKYLIEEAGADPGILSFSLPQRSPWISHYWRTERTERQETAKYLIEGGHVQESVLLDIGFPKEDMPEMEE, encoded by the exons ATGGTTGGACGTCTTTCTTCTTACTTCAAACGGAAGAATAAGAAACGTGATGGAACGAAGAGCTCCTCCGGCCCGGTGTCCGATGCTGAGGCTTCACCGGCCAGAAGCGCAATCTCATTAAGAATTCCACCTACTACTTCTCGAGAAACGGAAACTACAATAAACGACAAGTCTGAGGAGTCTCAACCCGCCGTAATGTCGGAGAGTGTCAAACCAAATAATGTCTCTGACTTATGGTCTCAAGCCTACCAAGAACTGGACGATAAGGCTAAAAAATGGATCGGTGATGCCTCCAAAAATGTTAGTGGTGAGGAGAGGACCCAAGACCTCATCACTCTCGTCCAaaatagagaagaagagtacaAGGATGGGACTCTCAAGATCAGGATTGGTGATTTCGAGATTATGTGGAGAGATTACGCCAACAGTGTTGTGTCGTGGATAACAGCAATTGGAgacatctccatcagctTCGCCCCTGCAGGAGCCTCGGTCGCATGGTCAGCTCTCAAAGTACTCTTAAAG GCAAATGTTTCCCAATGCGAGGACCTTGCCGCCATTTTCGGATGCGCTGAAAAAGTCCTACGGCTTATGCGACATGGTAGGGTATATGAAGACGTATACCTTAGTGGCGGCTCTTGTAACGGCGCAACAGAAAATCTAAAAGATGCGCTCGTTGATCTATACAAGGGATTGATGGAGCTCCTCACCCACGCCTTTGTGCGCTTAAATGAAGGCCAAGGGAAGCAATTTCTGCGTGCCCTCGTCTCTGGTGGAGAAGGCGCAAAGTTGATATCGGCACTGACCGAACAAGAAC AACATCAGACGCTACTCAAAAGTCTCGATGAACCATTAAAAAACGTGGAAAATACCGTCAAGAAGCTACTACAGAAGGTTGAGGATGGTACAGTGGAACAGGCGCTAGAATATATCAGCACTATACCGATCGGCgaacatcaacaagaaaagcGTGAAGCAAGGACCCCTCGGACATGCGAATGGCTATTAAATCATTCCAGGTTTATTGAATGGGAAAGATCAAGTTATTCTTCGATGTTATGGCTTCAAGGAAACG TTGGTGCGGGAAAGTCATTCCTAACTTCCAAGGTAATCGATTACCTTCCTGTTACCCGTCAACAGGAGGCTGAATATGATGAAGGCTTTGCCTACTTCTATTGCAGTCGTTCAGATCCGGAACGTCGACAGACAAAGTATATCCTGAGGAGCTAT GGGGAAGGCACCGTCAAAGTGTTTATTGCCAGTCGTAAAGAGGCTGACATTGAAGAATACCTTGgtctgaagaagctggttgagaTAAGTACTGACAACAAAGAAGACATTGAGAAAtatgttgaagaggaggtAGCAAAGGTTAGCGGTATATGGAGGTCTGTTTCGGCAGAAGTTAAGGAGCAGGTTAAGAAGACGATCGGAGAGAAAAGTGATGGAAT GTTCCGGTGGGCATATCTTCAATGGCAAGAGCTCAAAAAGATGAGAACCAACCAAAGCATTCGTGAGCGGCTTGGAAAGCTTCCTAAAAGTCTCACAGAAACATACGAAGAAATTTATTcaagaaatgaagaaaaggttATCTTACAACGGGCTGTTAAATGGGTGTTATGTTCTAGAAGGCCATTGACAAGCGAAGAGCTTCTAATGGCCATCCGGTTGGAGAGCAACCTTGAGTCTGTTACGGTATCAGATCCCATCGACGAGTCTACCTTGGAGAGTATATGCTCACATTTGGTTGTCCTAGACTCTCAACTCAAGGTGTGGAAATTTCCGCATGCATCAGTTGCAGAGTATTTTGAGAGTGAACATAAGAGCTGGATAGATACAGCTCCTGAAGATGTGGCGATTCTACTGGTTTCATGTTTGATAGATTGCTACTCGAACTGGACACTCCCTGAATCGAACCGTGAGATAAAAAAGTTCCTCAAGACGGCGCCAGATCTGGACGATTATCTGGATCCACggcatcctcttcaaaaATATACGGGAAACTATTGGTTAGAGCATGTGAAAATCACTGCAGACCAGTGCCAAGAGGTGGCAAGAATATCAGAGATTCTTAAACGCTTTTTGGGAAGCAAAGGTCCTCAGCAGTCCTCCAGCCAATATCAAGCATGGTACAGACACATGGATATCATTGATAAAGGTGATTTTGACTTTGATGTTGACGATTTACACCCATCAGAGAAATCcattttttttatttgtgTTTTCGATTTTCATAAGCTGTTCACAGGCTGGTGGGATAAAGATATTGATGTCTCACAAGTCAATGGTATGAGACTGGATTTACTCGCCATTGCTGCGAGCTACGGCCATGACGAGCTATGTTCCGAGCTTATTAGCCGCGGAAGCGATATACACAGAGAGTTGGATAGTAATTATGGAAGCGCGCTCATGGAAGCCATTGTTTCGTCAAGAATAGGAGCGGCGATGCTCCTCTTGGAAAAGGGCGCCAATCCAAATTTTATCAGGAAAG ATGGCAGTTGCGCTTTGGAATCAGCTACCTATAGCAACAGAATTGATTCAGCAAAGCTCTTGATAAAATACGGGGCAAATGTGAACTTGGCGGATGAAAAACGCAAGTGCGGCAGTCCTCTAGGAGCAGCCGCATACGAGGGTTCTCTGGAATATGCAAAGTTTTTGGTGGAGAATGGAGCCGATGTGAATGCGCATCTCCCCGGAAAGTACGGAAGTGTTTTGGCTGCTGGGATATTCGGGAGTGGGGGAATCCAGATGGTCAAATACTTGATTGAGGAGGCAGGAGCGGATCCAGGCATCTTATCCTTCAGTCTGCCGCAAAGATCGCCTTGGATTAGCCATTATTGGCGTACCGAGAGGACCGAGAGGCAAGAAACAGCAAAGTATCTCATTGAGGGGGGTCATGTTCAAGAGAGTGTTCTACTTGACATTGGCTTCCCCAAGGAAGATATGCCGGAAATGGAAGAGTAA
- a CDS encoding aldo/keto reductase family domain-containing protein gives MNNPLLLLRDGNKIPMLAFGTGTAWLKKAGDTNINQKLVDLIKTAIDTGFYHLHCAEMYGNEEEVGRAIQNSGIPREKFFITNKVSHGIGDIDAAIRESLKKMQLDYFGLYLIHTPYFADLGPDLDSDSDAFKCARAEFQRKWKSMEKLKTAGLAKSIGVSNYLRHHVEATLDGATIPPVFNQIEFHPYLQRGNDYLPWLCENGLKVGSFKGLTPAFRAPDGPLREPLSRIAEKYGTTEAAVLIKWIIQKGVVAVTTTTNPDRLDEYAQALKFTLEDNELQEITDLGLTYHFRTSWPEHFKADDRS, from the exons ATGAATAACCCACTCTTGCTCCTCCGCGATGGCAACAAGATACCGATG CTTGCCTTCGGCACCGGAACAGCCTGGTTAAAGAAAGCCGGAGACACGAACATTAACCAAAAGCTCGTGGATCTGATCAAAACGGCCATTGATACAGGGTTTTACCATCTCCATTGCGCTGAAATGTACGGGAACGAAGAGGAAGTCGGCCGCGCCATTCAAAACTCAGGAATCCCGCGCGAAAAGTTTTTCATCACCAATAAGGTCTCCCATGGCATTGGTGATATCGATGCTGCAATTAGAGAAAGTCTCAAGAAAATGCAGCTCGACTATTTCGGCCT TTATCTGATTCATACTCCATATTTTGCCGACTTGGGTCCCGACTTGGATTCCGACTCGGATGCCTTCAAGTGTGCGCGGGCCGAGTTCCAGCGTAAATGGAAGTCAATGGAGAAGCTCAAAACGGCTGGCCTCGCCAAATCGATAGGTGTAAGCAACTACTTACGCCATCATGTCGAGGCTACGCTGGACGGTGCGACCATTCCGCCTGTTTTCAACCAGATTGAGTTTCATCCCTATCTGCAGCGCGGAAACGATTACTTACCATGGCTATGTGAAAATGGCTTGAAAGTGGGCTCGTTCAAAGGCCTGACTCCAGCATTTAGGGCTCCTGACGGACCACTGCGTGAGCCCTTGTCCCGCATTGCCGAAAAGTATGGCACTACGGAGGCAGCTGTTCTTATCAAATGGATCATACAAAAAGGGGTTGTTGCTGTAACCACTACCACAAATCCTGATAGGCTGGACGAGTATGCCCAAGCTCTGAAGTTCACACTAGAGGACAACGAACTACAAGAGATTACGGATCTGGGCCTCACCTACCACTTCCGCACATCTTGGCCGGAGCATTTCAAAGCAGATGATCGATCATGA
- a CDS encoding ankyrin repeats (3 copies) domain-containing protein codes for MNAHEARPDYYDILKVPVWAETDEIRTSYKRLALAHHPDKDPNNPNATAFFQSIQAAHSTLTDPAQRSAYDREVYMDLDFALHRFRERKKEIKEHLRINIQNEVARHRVIEYEKRTESPSCPSARRIKHEAASKKFKDVIVMQENQLASLKAEINKMKVTMNAMLARGYKPGNVNYNHYASTNAETPPGQVDNVLKCLYKSPYKDRKDRNPRRVQADPGCGKSVLVRHLIDSVVQTTTSRTVCYFFFKDDFPDQKNVASALCCILRQIFMQKPSLLSEAILKRFNTGGETFNASFSELWQTFLQVVEDENAGEIVCLLDAIDECEDHSDQGRSQLLKALCALYGTERSFNIKFLITSRPYVEIHRGLQPLDIPGLPVIHLSGESEDEMKKISQEINVYIGARVQDIGRRLQLTQNECSLLLQRLMHIPNRTYLWVYLTLDLIESSINVTEKMILEATSNVPKTIDEAYERILSRSSNTRQARIILHIIVAAARPLTVKEMNFALASSETRQPHPDMDLVPDDRFRENLRNICGLCIVIVDSKVYLLHQTVKEFLVKRNMTKTLQSESDDYEWKYSIQPQESHIILAKICIWHLLAGSQLLYESTSHAWRDTFLDYSAKYWVSHFREMDSEAQSMLTKSILTICDEDSFCCKTWFAVHWSTMQTNCPRGFTTLMIASYFGLHFAVQSLLDMDVDLDAQDKTYERSALCWAVRNGFWMVAELLISGPHEYGRTPLTYAIWNGDVALVKLLLKAGANVHLKDTLDKTPLFYAFCNNGHEEVVMQLIKTGRANLEARNNLDETILISAIRAYHKAIVKMLLEAGANPNAKDRYRDPALFVAIYSQKAAVDSLLSTGEDSNAQTNAGFSPLIHASIIGHTAIAKFLLDARADINAQTDAGASALLYASFMGHEEIVKLLLEAGADAKSQADAGALALMLAFNGHYFYGTAMKLLLDAKVDTRSEPYWQFPEVFFKNLNRGGHRSIVKMLLEAGAYKNMQTPDDIPPFGGQHRDSMMDYLLRIRADSQTI; via the exons ATGAATGCCCACGAAGCCAGACCCGATTATTACGACATACTCAAAGTACCAGTATGGGCAGAGACCGATGAGATCCGGACGAGCTATAAACGCCTCGCCTTAGCGCATCATCCGGACAAAGATCCAAACAATCCCAACGCCACTGCCTTTTTCCAATCT ATCCAGGCTGCCCACTCTACCCTGACTGATCCTGCACAGCGCTCGGCTTACGATCGTGAGGTATATATGGATCTAGACTTTGCGCTACACAGGTTCCGcgagaggaaaaaagaaatcaaggAACACTTGCGCATTAACATCCAGAATGAGGTGGCTCGCCATAGGGTTATAGAATATGAGAAGCGAACGGAGAGCCCATCGTGCCCTTCGGCTCGCCGAATTAAACACGAAGCGGCTTCCAAAAAATTTAAAGACGTGATCGTCATGCAGGAAAACCAGCTAGCAAGTCTCAAAGCAGAGATAAACAAGATGAAGGTTACCATGAATGCGATGCTGGCAAGAGGGTACAAGCCG GGCAATGTGAACTACAATCACTACGCCAGCACCAACGCAGAAACCCCGCCAGGGCAAGTGGACAACGTTCTAAAATGCCTCTATAAATCGCCATACAAAGACCGAAAAGACCGAAATCCCCGGCGAGTGCAGG CTGATCCTGGATGCGGAAAGTCGGTGTTGGTAAGACACTTGATCGACTCTGTTGTTCAGACTACGACGTCCAGAACCGTGTGCTATTTCTTCTTTAAGGATGACTTTCCAGACCAGAAGAATGTGGCCAGCGCTCTCTGCTGCATACTTCGTCAGATATTTATGCAAAAACCGTCCTTGCTATCTGAGGCAATTTTGAAAAGGTTCAATACTGGTGGAGAAACATTCAACGCTTCATTCAGCGAACTTTGGCAGACCTTTCTTCAGGTAGTGGAGGACGAGAATGCAGGCGAAATTGTCTGTCTTCTCGACGCAATCGACGAGTGTGAAGATCACAGTGACCAGGGAAGGtctcagcttctcaaagcGCTATGCGCGCTGTACGGCACTGAAAGGAGCTTTAATATCAAGTTCCTCATCACCAGTCGGCCTTACGTTGAAATCCATCGCGGTCTTCAGCCTCTAGATATTCCGGGGTTACCGGTAATCCACTTGAGCGGAGAAAgcgaagatgagatgaagaagatctCTCAAGAGATTAACGTCTATATCGGCGCCAGAGTTCAAGATATAGGGCGGAGACTGCAGCTGACACAAAACGAATGCAGTCTTCTGTTGCAAAGGCTTATGCATATCCCTAATAGGACCTATTTGTGGGTATACCTTACTCTGGATTTGATCGAGAGTAGCATTAATGTCACCGAGAAGATGATACTTGAGGCTACTTCGAACGTACCTAAAACAATCGACGAGGCCTATGAAAGAATACTTTCTAGAAGCTCCAATACTAGGCAAGCTAGGATAATATTGCATATTATTGTAGCAGCTGCACGACCCTTAACTGTCAAGGAAATGAATTTTGCGCTGGCGTCTAGTGAAACCCGCCAGCCGCACCCTGATATGGATCTTGTGCCTGATGATCGTTTCCGCGAAAACCTACGGAATATCTGTGGTCTCTGTATCGTCATCGTTGACTCAAAGGTTTATCTACTTCACCAGACTGTGAAGGAATTCTTAGTCAAAAGGAATATGACAAAAACCTTGCAGAGTGAATCTGATGACTATGAATGGAAGTATTCAATACAGCCACAAGAATCTCACATTATTCTCGCCAAAATTTGCATTTGGCATTTACTCGCGGGATCACAGCTCTTGTACGAATCAACGTCGCATGCGTGGAGAGATACTTTTCTTGACTACTCCGCAAAATATTGGGTTTCACACTTCCGTGAGATGGATAGTGAAGCACAGTCAATGTTGACAAAGTCAATCCTGACAATCTGCGACGAGGATTCGTTTTGCTGCAAGACGTGGTTTGCTGTTCATTGGTCCACCATGCAGACAAACTGCCCTCGAGGATTCACTACCCTTATGATAGCATCCTATTTTGGACTTCATTTTGCAGTTCAGAGTCTGCTAGATATGGACGTCGACTTGGACGCCCAAGATAAGACATACGAACGGTCGGCGCTCTGCTGGGCCGTAAGGAATGGCTTTTGGATGGTTGCTGAACTGCTCATTAGTGGCCCTC ACGAGTATGGGCGAACCCCATTGACATATGCCATTTGGAATGGGGATGTCGCTCTTGTCAAGTTGCTATTGAAAGCGGGTGCAAACGTGCACTTGAAGGACACACTTGACAAAACACCATTATTCTACGCCTTTTGCA ACAATGGACATGAAGAAGTTGTGATGCAATTGATCAAGACAGGTAGAGCCAACCTCGAAGCCCGGAACAACTTGGACGAAACGATTCTAATATCCGCTATTCGCGCATATCATAAGGCAATAGTGAAGATGTTGCTCGAGGCGGGGGCAAACCCGAATGCTAAGGACCGCTATCGCGATCCAGCCTTATTTGTGGCTATATATAGTCAAAAGGCAGCAGTCGATTCCTTACTTAGCACGGGAGAAGATTCGAATGCTCAGACAAACGCTggcttctcgcccttgatACACGCCTCTATCATTGGCCATACGGCAATAGCGAAATTTCTACTTGATGCCCGAGCAGATATAAATGCCCAGACAGATGCTGGGGCATCAGCATTACTGTATGCGTCTTTCATGGGCCATGAGGAAATAGTGAAACTGCTACTTGAGGCCGGAGCAGACGCAAAGAGTCAGGCAGACGCTGGCGCCTTAGCTTTAATGCTTGCATTTAATGGCCATTATTTCTATGGTACAGCCATGAAGCTACTCCTTGATGCAAAGGTGGACACACGCTCTGAGCCTTACTGGCAATTTCCAGAAGTATTCTTCAAGAATCTTAACCGGGGGGGGCATAGAAGCATAGTAAAAATGTTGCTGGAGGCGGGAGCATACAAAAACATGCAAACCCCCGACGATATCCCGCCTTTTGGCGGACAACACCGGGATTCAATGATGGACTACTTGCTCAGAATAAGAGCGGACTCACAAACGATCTAA
- a CDS encoding interferon-induced 6-16 family domain-containing protein encodes MNFLCCLCDNDRAPALSPHHTYGVITEKPSPYPPIHRTVEETAENIIDILLAAEKSGPLLSAKLDDAVFATGWSEWLAKNILKKLEEVLRDGREKMGPAMAEAYDQASKAAEITFSDLFEYVKEHPVEIAATVLLSLLAFGVLVRLMPVALELLGFGELGPTAGSFASWWQKTYGGYVPAESLFSFFQRLGMTWAKVQ; translated from the exons ATGAATTTCTTGTGCTGTCTATGCGATAATGACCGCGCGCCAGCTCTTTCGCCGCATCACACCTACGGCGTGATCACCGAGAAGCCATCGCCTTATCCTCCAATCCATCGCACCGTTGAGGAAACCGCCGAAAATATCATCGACATTCTCCTCGCTGCAGAGAAGTCCGGACCACTGCTGTCGGCGAAACTTGATGACGCCGTCTTCGCCACTGGATGGTCTGAATGGCTTGCCAAAAACATCCTGAAGAAATTGGAGGAGGTGCTGAGGGATGGCCGCGAGAAGATGGGCCCGGCTATGGCTGAAGCCTACGACCAAGcaagcaaggctgctgaaatAACGTTCAGCGACTTATTTGAATACGTTAAGGAACATCCCGTCGAGATTGCAGCCACAGTGTTGCTCTCCCTCCTTGCGTTTGGAGTCCTAGTGCGATTGATGCCGGTAGCCCTGGAGCTTTTAGGTTTCGGCGAACTTGGGCCGACTGCTG GttcttttgcctcttggTGGCAAAAGACATACGGAGGATACGTTCCAGCAGAATcgcttttttccttcttccagagATTAGGCATGACTTGGGCGAAGGTTCAGTAG